The Roseibaca calidilacus genome has a window encoding:
- a CDS encoding GntR family transcriptional regulator produces the protein MSLRPVSQPLHQQLRDLMLARIESGEWSPGTFLPSETRLAEEYGVAVGTLRKALLDMAAEGLVQRRQGKGTVVSSHDSDAVLFRFFNLRRVDGTTFHPESRVLDRARRTATPEEAAALGLATGADILCITRVRDGDGVPLIYEQIVLDAARFGSLLATPDPLPNTLYQLYQTEFGASVFRALEQVTACAVDADCARELGLAAGTPILRVHRVAVDYNGAPLELRVSYINTGAVHYHAEV, from the coding sequence ATGTCCCTGCGCCCAGTATCCCAGCCGCTTCACCAGCAGTTGCGCGATCTTATGCTGGCACGCATCGAATCCGGCGAATGGTCGCCGGGCACTTTTCTGCCGTCCGAAACACGGCTGGCAGAGGAATACGGCGTCGCGGTTGGCACCCTGCGCAAGGCGCTCTTGGACATGGCTGCCGAAGGGCTGGTGCAACGCAGGCAGGGCAAAGGCACGGTTGTGTCCAGCCACGACAGCGACGCAGTGCTGTTTCGCTTCTTCAACCTGCGCCGCGTCGATGGCACCACCTTTCACCCCGAAAGCCGGGTGCTGGACCGCGCGCGCCGCACGGCCACCCCAGAGGAAGCCGCCGCTCTGGGTCTGGCCACGGGGGCCGACATCCTCTGCATCACCCGCGTGCGCGATGGCGACGGGGTGCCGCTGATTTATGAACAGATCGTGCTGGATGCCGCGCGCTTCGGCAGCTTGCTGGCAACGCCCGACCCTCTGCCAAACACGTTGTATCAGCTATACCAGACCGAATTCGGCGCAAGCGTGTTTCGCGCCTTGGAACAGGTCACGGCTTGTGCGGTAGATGCCGATTGCGCGCGTGAATTGGGGCTGGCGGCAGGCACCCCCATTCTGCGCGTGCACCGGGTTGCGGTAGATTATAACGGTGCACCGCTGGAATTGCGTGTGTCCTACATCAACACCGGCGCTGTGCATTACCATGCCGAAGTCTGA